In Halomonas alkalicola, the following proteins share a genomic window:
- a CDS encoding ABC transporter permease, with amino-acid sequence MLYARLIVMRLLKAVVVLFLIVIFNFFLIHMAPGDPAAVLAGAGEAGATDEQFLRQLREQFGLDQPMYVQLWRYVSGIAMLDFGYSYRQQMPVFDLIMARMPATLLLTGTAFVLSLALGILAGSLAAARAKKPSGSLIMALALLFYATPLFWVALMAVVLFSVYLDWLPAYGMYTVGAGYTGLALALDVGKHLILPATTLALFFMAIYTRMTRTSMLEASQQDYVKTARAKGLSPRIIQRRHILRNALLPIITLAGLQAGQMVGGAILTETVFAWPGIGRLMYEALMQRDYNLLLGIFFFSAALVIVFNILTDLVYRLADPRIKEAS; translated from the coding sequence ATGCTCTATGCCAGATTGATTGTCATGCGGCTGCTGAAAGCCGTCGTCGTCCTGTTTCTCATCGTCATCTTCAACTTCTTCCTGATTCATATGGCTCCTGGGGATCCCGCGGCCGTGCTGGCCGGGGCCGGGGAAGCGGGAGCCACCGATGAGCAGTTCCTTCGCCAGCTGCGCGAGCAGTTCGGTCTCGACCAGCCGATGTATGTCCAGCTCTGGCGCTACGTTTCCGGGATCGCCATGCTCGATTTCGGCTACTCCTACCGCCAGCAGATGCCGGTCTTCGACCTGATCATGGCGCGCATGCCCGCCACTTTGCTGCTGACCGGTACCGCCTTCGTGCTGTCGCTGGCCCTGGGCATCCTGGCCGGCTCCCTGGCCGCCGCTCGGGCCAAGAAGCCCTCCGGCTCGCTGATCATGGCACTCGCCCTGCTCTTCTATGCCACCCCGCTGTTCTGGGTCGCCCTGATGGCCGTGGTGCTGTTCTCGGTCTATCTCGACTGGCTGCCCGCCTATGGCATGTACACCGTTGGCGCCGGCTACACCGGCCTGGCCCTGGCACTGGATGTCGGCAAGCACCTGATCCTGCCCGCCACCACCCTCGCCCTGTTCTTCATGGCCATCTACACCCGCATGACCCGCACCTCGATGCTCGAGGCCAGCCAGCAGGACTACGTCAAGACGGCTCGTGCCAAGGGGCTGTCGCCACGGATCATTCAGCGGCGGCATATCCTGCGCAATGCCCTGCTGCCGATCATCACCCTGGCGGGCCTGCAGGCCGGCCAGATGGTGGGGGGCGCGATCCTTACCGAGACGGTGTTTGCCTGGCCCGGCATCGGACGCCTGATGTACGAGGCGCTGATGCAGCGTGACTACAACCTGCTGCTCGGGATCTTCTTCTTCTCGGCCGCCCTGGTGATCGTGTTCAACATCCTTACCGATCTCGTCTATCGCCTGGCCGATCCGCGCATCAAGGAGGCCTCATGA